A genomic stretch from Corynebacterium sp. 21KM1197 includes:
- a CDS encoding alpha/beta hydrolase has protein sequence MTSQRKSLRVVAAGSALSLALAGLTPAAAGAQVIAPAPGAAPVAAAPQAAVNEGYFTSADGKNTQVYWKSQTVPNAKGNVVVVHGAAEHSGRYDYVADRLLADGYNVYRLDHRGHGKTAEADNSVVRGHIDDFHYLVDDVNILTQKAKAENPNVKTFMLGHSMGALAAQFYGIKYPGEVAGIITNGGGAPINLSGRNEAGPVITPQEITQKQRELDPTLSERLPLTELTTFNGQIAQQVLPGRVDVHVPSAPFTDQIQVPNAFTDGVASDPEVSAQYETDPLVNKKLSLGMVQQMVFAGFYDGVNADRFTAPTLIMHGTKDGLVPSYFAQDWYNGIASQDKEIVYWEGQMHEVFNEPAKGEAMDKVINWLNAHNV, from the coding sequence ATGACCTCCCAGCGCAAGTCCCTCCGCGTTGTCGCCGCAGGCTCGGCCCTGAGCCTCGCCCTGGCTGGCCTGACCCCCGCCGCGGCCGGTGCCCAGGTTATCGCTCCGGCACCTGGCGCGGCTCCGGTGGCGGCCGCCCCCCAGGCCGCCGTGAACGAGGGCTACTTCACCAGCGCGGACGGCAAGAACACCCAGGTGTACTGGAAGTCCCAGACCGTGCCCAATGCCAAGGGCAACGTGGTGGTGGTGCACGGCGCGGCCGAGCACTCCGGCCGCTATGACTATGTGGCCGATCGCCTCCTGGCGGACGGCTACAACGTCTACCGCCTGGATCACCGGGGCCACGGCAAGACCGCCGAGGCCGATAATTCCGTGGTGCGCGGGCACATTGATGACTTCCACTACCTGGTGGATGACGTGAACATTCTGACGCAGAAGGCCAAGGCGGAGAACCCGAACGTCAAGACCTTCATGCTCGGGCACTCGATGGGCGCCCTGGCCGCGCAGTTCTACGGGATCAAGTACCCCGGCGAGGTCGCCGGCATCATCACCAATGGCGGCGGCGCCCCGATCAACCTCTCCGGGCGCAACGAGGCGGGCCCGGTGATCACCCCGCAGGAGATCACCCAGAAGCAGCGCGAGCTGGACCCCACCCTCTCCGAGCGCCTGCCGCTGACGGAGCTGACTACCTTCAACGGGCAGATCGCCCAGCAGGTGCTGCCCGGCCGCGTGGACGTGCACGTTCCCTCCGCCCCGTTCACCGATCAGATCCAGGTGCCCAACGCCTTCACGGATGGAGTGGCCTCCGATCCCGAGGTGTCGGCGCAGTATGAGACCGATCCCCTGGTGAACAAGAAGCTGAGCCTGGGCATGGTGCAGCAGATGGTGTTTGCGGGCTTCTATGACGGGGTGAACGCGGATCGCTTCACCGCCCCCACCCTCATCATGCACGGCACCAAGGACGGCCTGGTGCCCAGCTACTTCGCCCAGGACTGGTACAACGGCATTGCCTCCCAGGACAAGGAGATCGTGTACTGGGAGGGCCAGATGCACGAGGTGTTCAACGAGCCCGCCAAGGGCGAGGCGATGGACAAGGTGATCAACTGGCTTAACGCCCATAACGTCTAA
- a CDS encoding MIP/aquaporin family protein: MLTATDAFLWEFLGTTLLLLLGNGVCAVNALRTSGGKGTGWVLIAFGWGMAVYVGASVADVSGGHLNPAVTVMLAIKGAVSWSLVPAYVGGQLLGAIFGAVLAWAAFKQLFDANNLDEQGNVTGANKNVGSSVFFTAPAEPNNAWNTVTEFIATSVLLIFIAFGPTGGELGPLTYFGVAFVIVAIGMSLGTPTGYALNPVRDFGPRLAYAFLLPIPGKGDPNWGYAWVPVAGPMLAAVAVGLLAAL, from the coding sequence ATGCTTACTGCTACTGACGCTTTCCTATGGGAGTTCCTTGGAACCACCCTGCTGTTGCTCCTGGGCAACGGCGTGTGCGCGGTGAACGCGCTGCGCACCTCCGGCGGTAAAGGCACCGGCTGGGTGCTCATCGCCTTTGGCTGGGGCATGGCGGTCTACGTGGGCGCCAGCGTGGCCGATGTCTCCGGCGGACACCTCAACCCGGCCGTCACCGTCATGCTGGCGATCAAGGGTGCGGTGTCCTGGTCGCTGGTGCCCGCATACGTGGGCGGACAACTCCTGGGAGCCATCTTCGGCGCGGTGTTGGCCTGGGCTGCGTTCAAGCAGCTTTTCGACGCCAACAACCTCGACGAACAGGGCAACGTCACCGGAGCTAACAAGAACGTGGGCAGCAGCGTGTTCTTCACCGCTCCCGCCGAGCCGAACAACGCTTGGAACACCGTCACGGAGTTCATCGCCACCTCGGTGCTGCTGATCTTCATTGCCTTCGGCCCCACCGGCGGCGAACTCGGCCCGCTGACCTACTTCGGTGTGGCCTTTGTGATCGTGGCCATCGGCATGTCCCTGGGTACCCCCACGGGTTACGCCCTGAACCCGGTGCGTGACTTCGGCCCCCGCCTGGCCTACGCCTTCCTGCTGCCGATCCCCGGCAAGGGTGACCCCAACTGGGGTTACGCCTGGGTGCCCGTGGCGGGCCCCATGCTGGCGGCCGTGGCGGTGGGTCTGCTCGCCGCGCTCTAG
- a CDS encoding 1-acyl-sn-glycerol-3-phosphate acyltransferase, which yields MFLKDMVYRGIIRVARAVIAVQGLQMHVEGRDRIPRKGGAVLVMNHSGYMDFILGGYVPHLRGRLVRYMTKSTIFEKPGVGALMRIMEHIPVDRIDGAASFEEAVRKASAGQIVGIFPEATISRSFEIKNLRTGAVRIAQEAGVPVIPLVSFGSQRLWTKGGKRNLGRSRTPIYLSVLEPWEPEGSPEENTEVLRGQMQAGLENLWEQYQRDYGEFPANEFWVPARFGGGAPSPEVTQREDSAVEKERYRIRKLSEDLTGLSEKIREVSRNLVAGAYEAYDSAQEKLAQDSGGEDRTAMMVWLKNNMDELAAEVSQGAKEGRDRIATSMEQAKNSAAMLYSQLASSGWERYEGSRLDEALTRLAAQSKQIVSKLPHRVTSQFSGIPAAIVCNIEGSLLGTDGTIDERDAQALRRAAGEGASIVLTTEFGPDEWRRAAAALDLPTVGVCYDGAVVLDAEGEVLSQSFFDPEGTRAVENAVAEAGQGVSLEWRTGLNGEEYHNMVGVLKVAEADLKKTASHLRKELKEVAEIVPTLGRGLHLLPAGTNKGLGVFRALDSLHITPAQAVAFGASFSDIPVLEAVGKAVAMADAPSEVLKKAASATSISDEAGVAEVLHPLLDAVAQEAEPEA from the coding sequence ATGTTTCTGAAGGATATGGTTTATCGAGGCATCATCCGTGTGGCGCGCGCTGTTATTGCCGTCCAGGGCCTCCAAATGCACGTGGAGGGCCGGGATCGGATACCGCGCAAGGGCGGTGCGGTGTTGGTGATGAACCATTCCGGGTACATGGACTTTATTCTCGGCGGATACGTGCCTCACCTGCGCGGACGCCTGGTGCGGTACATGACCAAGTCCACCATCTTTGAAAAGCCGGGGGTGGGTGCCCTCATGCGGATCATGGAGCACATTCCGGTGGATCGCATCGACGGCGCGGCCTCCTTCGAGGAGGCGGTGCGCAAGGCTTCGGCGGGGCAGATCGTGGGGATCTTCCCGGAGGCCACCATCTCCCGCAGCTTTGAGATCAAGAACCTGCGCACCGGGGCGGTGCGCATCGCCCAGGAGGCCGGGGTTCCGGTGATTCCGTTGGTGTCCTTTGGCTCCCAGCGGCTGTGGACCAAGGGCGGCAAGCGCAACCTGGGGCGCAGCCGCACGCCCATTTATCTTTCCGTGCTGGAGCCCTGGGAGCCGGAGGGCTCGCCGGAGGAGAACACCGAGGTACTGCGCGGGCAGATGCAGGCGGGCCTGGAGAACCTCTGGGAGCAGTATCAGCGCGATTACGGGGAGTTTCCGGCCAACGAGTTTTGGGTTCCCGCGCGTTTTGGCGGCGGCGCCCCCTCCCCGGAGGTGACCCAGCGGGAGGATAGCGCGGTGGAAAAGGAGCGCTACCGCATCCGCAAGCTCAGCGAGGACCTCACCGGGCTGAGCGAGAAGATCAGGGAGGTCAGCCGCAACCTGGTGGCCGGGGCTTATGAGGCCTATGATTCCGCGCAGGAAAAACTCGCCCAGGATTCCGGCGGGGAGGATCGCACCGCCATGATGGTGTGGTTGAAAAACAACATGGATGAGTTGGCCGCCGAGGTCTCCCAGGGGGCCAAGGAGGGGCGCGATCGCATTGCCACCTCGATGGAGCAGGCCAAGAACAGCGCCGCCATGCTGTATTCCCAGCTGGCCAGCAGCGGGTGGGAGCGCTACGAGGGCTCGCGCCTGGACGAGGCCCTGACCCGCCTGGCCGCGCAGTCCAAGCAGATCGTGAGCAAGTTGCCGCACCGGGTGACCTCGCAATTCAGCGGGATTCCGGCGGCGATCGTGTGCAATATCGAGGGCTCCCTGCTGGGCACCGATGGGACTATCGACGAGCGCGATGCGCAGGCCCTGCGCCGCGCGGCGGGGGAGGGGGCGAGCATCGTGCTCACCACGGAGTTTGGCCCGGACGAGTGGCGGCGGGCCGCCGCCGCGCTGGATCTGCCCACCGTGGGCGTGTGTTACGACGGCGCGGTGGTGCTGGACGCCGAGGGGGAGGTGCTGAGCCAGAGCTTTTTTGATCCCGAGGGGACGCGCGCCGTGGAGAACGCGGTGGCGGAGGCGGGACAGGGTGTGTCTTTGGAGTGGCGCACCGGACTTAACGGTGAGGAATATCACAACATGGTGGGCGTGCTGAAGGTGGCGGAGGCGGATCTCAAAAAAACAGCCTCCCACCTGCGGAAAGAATTGAAAGAGGTGGCGGAAATAGTCCCCACCCTGGGCCGCGGCCTGCACCTCCTTCCGGCAGGGACAAATAAAGGTCTAGGCGTTTTTCGGGCGCTGGATTCCCTGCACATTACCCCCGCCCAAGCGGTGGCCTTTGGCGCCTCTTTCTCGGACATTCCGGTGCTCGAAGCGGTGGGCAAGGCGGTGGCGATGGCGGACGCCCCCTCTGAGGTGCTGAAAAAGGCGGCCAGCGCGACGTCGATAAGCGATGAGGCGGGCGTGGCGGAGGTACTTCATCCGCTTTTGGACGCCGTGGCCCAGGAGGCGGAGCCGGAGGCCTAA
- a CDS encoding GntR family transcriptional regulator: MPHPELPPGKVLGGTAPKHTQLREILEEFCATRLQPGDMLPSERAIEQTYGVSRITVRRALSDLVAAGKLRRERGRGTFVAPSPLVSRPHLASFSSEMRAQDVMASSRILLAERSAPPPEVARWFGTPEHQPHIRLRRLRLGNNEPYAIDDAWYHAGLAPDLLETDVYNSVYTILERRYGLRITDATQTITAVSATTGAAVLLDVPPKTALLSIERQSRAGEARVEYCSSVYRTDRYRMKARVSRSRDDYSG, encoded by the coding sequence ATGCCCCACCCAGAGCTTCCCCCGGGCAAGGTGCTCGGCGGCACCGCGCCCAAGCACACGCAACTGCGGGAAATCCTGGAGGAGTTCTGCGCCACCCGGCTTCAACCCGGCGACATGCTGCCCAGCGAGCGCGCCATCGAGCAAACTTACGGCGTTTCCCGCATCACCGTGCGCCGCGCGCTCAGCGATCTGGTGGCCGCCGGGAAACTCCGCCGCGAGCGCGGCCGAGGGACCTTCGTGGCACCCAGCCCGCTCGTCTCCCGGCCCCACCTGGCCTCCTTTTCCTCCGAAATGCGCGCCCAGGACGTGATGGCCTCCTCCCGCATCCTGCTCGCGGAGCGCAGCGCCCCGCCCCCGGAGGTCGCCCGCTGGTTTGGCACCCCGGAGCACCAACCCCACATTCGGCTGCGCCGCCTGCGCCTGGGTAACAACGAGCCCTATGCCATCGACGACGCCTGGTATCACGCCGGGCTCGCCCCCGACCTGCTGGAAACCGACGTATATAACTCCGTGTACACCATCCTGGAGCGGCGCTACGGGCTACGCATTACCGACGCCACCCAAACCATCACCGCCGTGAGCGCCACCACCGGCGCCGCCGTGCTCCTGGACGTCCCGCCCAAAACCGCGTTACTCAGCATCGAGAGGCAATCACGGGCCGGGGAGGCCCGCGTGGAATACTGTTCCTCCGTGTACCGCACGGACCGCTACCGCATGAAGGCCCGCGTGTCCCGTTCCCGAGATGATTACAGTGGGTAA
- the glpK gene encoding glycerol kinase GlpK — MSQSKYVAAIDQGTTSTRCIIFDHDGNQVASGQFEHEQIFPQKGWVEHDPIEIWDNTRRAVGSALADSDVASHDITAVGITNQRETTIVWDKNTGEPVYNAIVWQDTRTSDLCVELSGEEGPDRWRKTTGLRINSYPSGPKIKWILDNVEGARERAEAGDLLFGTIDTWLLWNLTGGAEGDEGEPAVHATDVTNASRTLLMDLETLQWDPELCKAMDIPMSMLPEIRPSLGDFRKVRARGSLPGVPIRAVLGDQQAAMFGQGCFRPGDAKNTYGTGLFLLLNTGTTPKWSDNGLITTVCFQIEGERPVYALEGSVSMGGSLVQWLRDNLQIIPNSGQIENLAREVPDNGGVYIVPAFSGLFAPHWRPDARGVIVGLTRFANRKHLARAVLEATAYQTREVADAMVADSGVEITDLRVDGGMTMNELLMQFQADILGTNVVRPKNIETTATGAALAAGISVGYWDSLDVLRQDKDATTVWKPAMDQEQVDALYGEWQRAVKRSLNWEYDAD, encoded by the coding sequence ATGAGCCAGAGCAAATACGTTGCGGCCATCGACCAGGGCACGACCTCGACGCGCTGCATCATCTTCGACCACGACGGCAACCAGGTGGCCTCGGGGCAGTTCGAGCACGAGCAGATCTTCCCCCAAAAGGGCTGGGTGGAGCACGATCCCATCGAGATCTGGGACAACACCCGCCGCGCCGTGGGCAGCGCGCTCGCGGACAGTGACGTGGCCAGCCACGACATCACCGCCGTGGGCATCACCAACCAGCGCGAGACCACCATCGTCTGGGACAAAAACACCGGCGAGCCGGTGTACAACGCGATCGTGTGGCAGGACACCCGTACCAGCGACCTCTGCGTGGAACTCTCCGGCGAGGAGGGCCCCGATCGCTGGCGCAAGACCACCGGCCTGCGCATCAACTCCTACCCCTCCGGGCCCAAGATCAAGTGGATCCTGGACAACGTGGAGGGGGCGCGCGAGCGCGCCGAGGCCGGCGACCTCCTCTTTGGCACCATCGACACCTGGCTGCTGTGGAACCTCACCGGCGGCGCCGAGGGCGATGAGGGCGAGCCCGCCGTCCACGCCACCGACGTCACCAACGCCTCGCGCACCCTCCTGATGGACCTGGAGACCCTGCAATGGGACCCCGAGCTGTGCAAGGCCATGGACATTCCCATGTCCATGCTCCCGGAAATCCGCCCCTCCCTGGGCGACTTCCGCAAGGTCCGCGCCCGCGGCTCCCTGCCCGGCGTGCCGATCCGCGCCGTCCTGGGCGACCAGCAGGCCGCCATGTTCGGCCAGGGCTGCTTCCGCCCCGGCGACGCCAAGAACACCTACGGCACCGGCCTATTCCTGCTCCTCAACACCGGCACCACGCCCAAGTGGAGCGATAACGGCCTGATCACCACCGTGTGTTTCCAAATCGAGGGCGAGCGCCCCGTCTACGCCCTGGAGGGTTCCGTTTCCATGGGCGGCTCCCTGGTGCAGTGGCTGCGCGATAACCTCCAGATCATCCCTAACTCCGGGCAGATCGAAAACCTCGCCCGCGAGGTGCCCGATAACGGTGGCGTGTACATCGTCCCCGCCTTCTCCGGGCTCTTTGCCCCGCACTGGCGGCCCGACGCCCGCGGCGTCATCGTAGGCCTGACCCGCTTTGCCAACCGCAAGCACCTGGCCCGCGCCGTGCTGGAGGCCACCGCCTACCAGACCCGCGAGGTGGCCGACGCGATGGTGGCCGACTCCGGCGTGGAGATCACCGACCTGCGCGTGGACGGTGGCATGACCATGAACGAACTGCTCATGCAGTTCCAGGCGGACATCCTGGGCACCAACGTGGTGCGGCCCAAGAATATCGAGACCACCGCCACCGGCGCGGCCCTGGCCGCCGGCATCTCCGTGGGGTACTGGGACAGCCTGGACGTGCTGCGTCAGGATAAGGACGCCACCACCGTGTGGAAGCCCGCGATGGACCAAGAGCAGGTGGACGCCCTGTATGGGGAGTGGCAGCGTGCCGTGAAGCGCTCCCTGAACTGGGAGTATGACGCGGACTAG
- a CDS encoding glycerol-3-phosphate dehydrogenase/oxidase has protein sequence MASTSKQTFNPESYENAWRRFGEEEFDVVIIGGGSVGAGAAVDAATRGLKVAVVETRDFAAGTSSRSSKMFHGGLRYLAMFDFRLVAESLRERELNMSTLAPHLVKPLRFIFPLTHRLWERVMMFGGFTLYDLMGGAKSVPMQKHLTRSSVLKRNPGLREDAVVGGVRYYDTQVDDARHTMMVLRTAAEYGAVVRTSTQVTGLDKINGRVVSARLRDTDTGAETTIRGSVFINATGVWNDEIEKMAGTKGKFSVHASKGVHIVVPKNVLEADSALTFVTEKSVLFVMPWGDYWIIGTTDTDWAKTLSKPDPAPTRADIDYILTEVNKRVRRQITHSDIVGVYSGLRPLLEGSSDSTTNLSRNHAVARSVPGLVSVAGGKYTTYRVIGKDAVDLALQDVHKQVSESVTDQTPILGADGYHALANQVPTLAARHGLSEKQIEHLLGRYGSLFEEVLAPAAEDKSLLDTVAAAPGYLNAEVLYAVTHEGALHLEDVLGRRLRVVMEYSHRGLDSAEAVADLIAPVLGWDEDTKAKEIATFRERIEAELAAEKALTDEDANTIVTEAADSRQAIDTSVED, from the coding sequence ATGGCTTCCACAAGCAAGCAGACTTTTAATCCCGAATCCTACGAGAACGCCTGGCGGCGCTTTGGCGAGGAGGAGTTTGACGTCGTAATCATCGGCGGCGGCTCCGTGGGCGCGGGCGCTGCCGTCGATGCCGCCACCCGTGGTCTGAAGGTCGCCGTGGTGGAGACCCGCGACTTCGCCGCCGGTACCTCCTCCCGCTCCTCCAAGATGTTCCACGGCGGCCTGCGCTACCTGGCGATGTTCGATTTCCGCCTGGTGGCGGAGTCCCTGCGCGAGCGCGAGCTGAACATGTCCACTCTGGCCCCGCACCTGGTCAAGCCGTTGCGCTTCATCTTCCCGCTCACCCACCGCCTGTGGGAGCGCGTGATGATGTTCGGCGGCTTCACCCTGTATGACCTCATGGGCGGCGCAAAGTCCGTTCCCATGCAGAAGCACCTCACCCGCTCCAGCGTGCTCAAGCGCAATCCCGGCCTGCGCGAGGACGCCGTGGTGGGCGGCGTGCGCTACTACGACACCCAGGTGGACGATGCCCGCCACACCATGATGGTGCTGCGCACCGCCGCCGAGTACGGCGCCGTGGTGCGCACCTCCACCCAGGTCACCGGCCTGGACAAGATTAACGGCCGCGTGGTGTCCGCCCGCCTGCGCGATACCGATACCGGCGCGGAGACCACCATTCGCGGCTCCGTGTTCATCAACGCCACCGGCGTGTGGAACGACGAGATCGAGAAGATGGCGGGCACCAAGGGCAAGTTCTCCGTGCACGCCTCCAAGGGCGTACACATCGTGGTGCCCAAGAACGTGCTGGAGGCCGATTCCGCCCTGACCTTCGTCACCGAGAAGTCCGTGCTCTTTGTCATGCCCTGGGGCGATTACTGGATCATCGGCACCACGGACACGGACTGGGCCAAGACGCTGAGCAAGCCCGATCCCGCCCCTACCCGCGCGGATATTGATTACATCCTCACCGAGGTGAACAAGCGCGTGCGCCGCCAGATCACCCACTCGGACATCGTGGGCGTGTACTCCGGCCTGCGCCCCCTGCTGGAGGGCAGCTCGGACTCCACCACCAACCTCTCGCGCAATCACGCCGTGGCCCGCAGCGTGCCCGGCCTGGTCTCCGTGGCCGGTGGCAAGTACACCACCTACCGCGTGATCGGCAAGGATGCCGTGGACCTGGCGCTTCAGGACGTACACAAGCAAGTTTCCGAGTCCGTGACGGATCAAACCCCGATCCTGGGCGCGGATGGCTACCACGCCCTGGCCAATCAGGTGCCCACCCTGGCCGCGCGCCACGGGCTGAGCGAGAAGCAGATCGAGCACCTGCTGGGCCGCTACGGCTCCCTCTTCGAGGAGGTGCTGGCCCCGGCCGCCGAGGATAAGAGCCTGCTGGATACCGTGGCGGCCGCGCCGGGTTACCTCAATGCCGAGGTGCTCTACGCCGTCACCCACGAGGGCGCGCTGCACCTGGAGGATGTGCTGGGCCGCCGCCTGCGCGTGGTCATGGAGTATTCTCATCGTGGTCTTGACTCTGCCGAGGCCGTGGCTGACCTCATCGCTCCCGTGCTGGGTTGGGACGAGGACACCAAGGCGAAGGAAATCGCCACCTTCCGCGAGCGCATTGAAGCCGAGCTCGCAGCAGAGAAGGCACTCACGGATGAGGACGCAAACACGATCGTCACCGAGGCTGCCGATTCCCGACAAGCAATTGACACTTCGGTGGAGGACTGA
- the serS gene encoding serine--tRNA ligase — protein MIDLKFLRDNPDVVRASQVTRGEDPALVDSLLAADESRRQAIQQADELRSEQKAFGKKIGQASPEERPALLEGSNELKERVKAAEEEQKSAEERVMALQMKLGNVVEGAPAGGEDDYVVLEHVGQPHEFDFEPKDHLDLGESLGLIDMKRGTKVSGSRFYYLTGDGALLQLGMLTLAAQKARDAGFQVMIPPVLVRPEIMNGTGFLGEHSEEIYYLERDDLYLVGTSEVALAGYHSEEIIDLSQGPIKYAGWSSCFRREAGSYGKDTRGILRVHQFDKLEMFVYCKPEEAATQHQALLNMEREMLSAVEVPYRIIDVAGGDLGSSAARKFDTEAWVPTQQTYRELTSTSNCTTFQARRLSTRYRDENGKPQVAATLNGTLATTRWLVAILENNQQADGSVVVPEALRPFVGKEVLEPR, from the coding sequence GTGATTGATCTGAAGTTTCTCCGCGATAATCCCGATGTAGTGCGCGCCTCCCAGGTCACCCGCGGGGAGGATCCCGCGCTGGTCGATTCCCTGCTCGCCGCCGATGAATCCCGCCGCCAGGCCATTCAGCAGGCCGATGAGTTGCGCAGCGAGCAGAAGGCCTTTGGCAAGAAGATCGGCCAGGCCAGCCCCGAGGAGCGCCCCGCGCTGTTGGAGGGTTCCAATGAACTCAAGGAGCGCGTGAAGGCGGCGGAGGAGGAACAGAAGTCCGCCGAGGAGCGCGTGATGGCGCTTCAGATGAAGCTGGGCAACGTGGTGGAGGGTGCGCCCGCCGGAGGCGAGGACGATTACGTGGTGCTGGAGCACGTGGGCCAGCCGCACGAGTTCGATTTTGAGCCCAAGGATCACCTGGATCTGGGCGAGTCCCTGGGGTTGATTGATATGAAGCGTGGCACCAAGGTCTCCGGCTCGCGCTTTTACTACCTCACCGGCGACGGCGCCCTGCTTCAACTCGGCATGCTCACCCTCGCCGCGCAGAAGGCGCGCGACGCCGGCTTCCAGGTGATGATTCCCCCGGTGCTGGTGCGCCCGGAGATTATGAACGGCACCGGCTTTTTGGGCGAGCACTCCGAGGAGATTTACTACCTGGAGCGCGATGACCTCTACCTGGTGGGCACCTCCGAGGTGGCTCTGGCGGGCTACCACTCCGAGGAGATCATTGATCTCTCCCAGGGACCCATCAAGTACGCCGGGTGGTCCTCTTGCTTCCGCCGCGAGGCCGGTTCCTACGGCAAGGACACCAGGGGAATCCTGCGCGTGCATCAGTTCGACAAGCTAGAGATGTTTGTGTACTGCAAGCCGGAGGAGGCCGCCACTCAGCACCAGGCGCTGCTGAACATGGAGCGGGAGATGCTCTCCGCCGTGGAGGTGCCGTATCGCATTATCGACGTCGCGGGCGGCGACCTTGGCTCCTCCGCCGCGCGGAAGTTCGACACCGAGGCCTGGGTGCCCACCCAGCAGACCTACCGGGAACTCACCTCCACCTCGAACTGCACCACGTTCCAGGCGCGCCGCCTGTCCACCCGGTACCGCGATGAGAACGGCAAGCCCCAGGTGGCCGCCACGCTTAACGGCACGCTGGCCACCACCCGCTGGCTGGTGGCGATCCTGGAGAATAACCAGCAGGCCGATGGCTCCGTGGTGGTGCCGGAGGCGCTGCGCCCGTTCGTGGGCAAGGAGGTATTGGAGCCTCGCTAG